One Aegilops tauschii subsp. strangulata cultivar AL8/78 chromosome 7, Aet v6.0, whole genome shotgun sequence genomic window carries:
- the LOC109770087 gene encoding uncharacterized protein — MEARAASAASARGVAALLVAALLLGAPVSASAASSYPAKVLGGLLTSTATAVAKKLWSLKSTARTATAAAASGRSMVKYEGGYAVETVFDGSSLGIEPHSVELTPAGDLLLLDSMNSNLYRVQLPLSRYSRPKLVAGSLEGLSGHVDGRLREAKLNHPKGFTVDDRGNIYVADAMNMAIRKISDTGVTTIAGGKSMRGGHMDGPSDDAKFSTDFEIRYVSSSCSLLVIDRGNQAIREIPLQPDDCEYQDEAGFPLGVALLFAAGFFGYMLALLQRRVLGMVSATEEPQTPPRPSNASIPPYQPYQPYQQPFKPSFGPPLIPNEDEAEEGFFTSVGKLMGGAKSSVADMFSRKKRPARQHHQQHQQRRASPWPVQESYAIPHGETPPPLDSRGPTPQKNYAFVTTEPEKAHHVRHGQPYLGGWDARGPQPPPEQQQVYPHHHHQQLQQHRQQLEQQVYRQQHRQPPEQQAYHLQQQHQQRRQPEQQMYQLQQHRQYSSGPQTFYEQSCETTNEVVFGAVQEVDSKRRMVEIKAVNYGDTFYEQYGMRYRNNYIGYNSNNY; from the exons ATGGAGGCcagggcggcgtcggcggcgagcgCGAGGGGCGTGGCGGCGCTCCTCGTCGCCGCCCTCCTGCTCGGCGCCCCCGTCTCCGCCTCGGCCGCGTCCTCGTACCCCGCAA AGGTTCTGGGCGGGCTCCTGACCAGCACGGCGACGGCGGTGGCCAAGAAGCTCTGGTCGCTCAAATCGACCGCCAGGACGG cgacggcggcggcggcgtccgggaGGTCGATGGTGAAGTACGAGGGCGGGTACGCGGTGGAGACGGTGTTCGACGGCAGCAGTCTGGGGATCGAGCCGCACTCCGTCGAGCTCACCCCCGCCGGCGACCTGCTCCTGCTCGACTCCATGAACAGCAACCTCTATAGGGTCCAGCTGCCCTTGTCCCGAT ATAGCAGGCCGAAGCTTGTCGCTGGTTCGCTTGAAGGATTATCTGGTCATGTTGATGGTAGGCTCCGAGAGGCCAAGCTGAACCACCCTAAGGGATTTACAGTCGACGACAGGGGCAACATTTATGTTGCAGACGCTATGAACATGGCGATAAGAAAGATCAGTGATACAG GGGTCACAACCATTGCTGGGGGAAAATCAATGAGAGGTGGACACATGGATGGACCCAGCGACGATGCAAAATTTTCAACAGATTTTGAAATCCGCTATGTCAGCAGCAGCTGCTCCCTCTTGGTCATTGACAGAGGAAACCAGGCAATTCGGGAGATTCCGCTCCAGCCTGATGACTGTGAATATCAGGATGAAGCTGGTTTCCCTCTAG GTGTTGCCTTGCTTTTTGCTGCTGGTTTCTTTGGTTACATGCTTGCGTTGCTCCAGCGCCGTGTTTTAGGAATGGTCTCAGCAACAGAG GAACCTCAGACGCCTCCAAGACCCAGCAATGCAAGCATCCCTCCGTACCAGCCATACCAACCATACCAGCAGCCATTCAAGCCTTCGTTTGGCCCGCCGCTGATCCcaaatgaagacgaagctgaAGAGGGATTCTTCACCTCAGTGGGCAAGCTCATGGGAGGAGCAAAATCATCCGTGGCAGACATGTTCTCCCGAAAGAAGCGCCCCGCAAGACAGCACCATCAGCAGCACCAGCAGAGAAGGGCCAGTCCTTGGCCAGTGCAAGAAAGCTACGCCATCCCGCACGGGGAAACGCCTCCACCGCTGGACTCGAGAGGGCCAACCCCTCAGAAGAACTACGCCTTCGTGACGACGGAGCCTGAGAAGGCTCACCACGTCCGCCACGGGCAGCCTTATCTCGGCGGCTGGGACGCACGCGGTCCTCAACCGCCGCCAGAGCAGCAGCAAGTGTatccccaccaccaccaccagcagcTGCAGCAGCACAGACAGCAGCTGGAGCAACAGGTGTACCGGCAGCAGCACAGGCAACCGCCGGAGCAGCAGGCGTACCACCTGCAGCAGCAGCACCAGCAGAGGCGGCAGCCGGAGCAGCAGATGTACCAGCTGCAGCAGCACAGGCAGTACTCCTCCGGGCCGCAGACGTTCTACGAGCAGAGCTGCGAGACGACGAACGAGGTGGTGTTCGGCGCGGTGCAGGAGGTGGACAGCAAGCGGCGCATGGTGGAGATCAAGGCCGTCAACTACGGCGACACCTTCTACGAGCAGTACGGGATGCGCTACCGCAACAACTACATCGGCTACAACAGCAACAACTACTGA
- the LOC109770093 gene encoding uncharacterized protein, producing the protein MADANLAKIPIARPPSLDRHHPFPRSRTLAADRAAAGRDGGARRRRRRLSPTEVEAVTYYLPRLISGQTLHGADKLIHRVEISGCEPKDLAARYAPAPQAVSSGDRFFFTTCKSKNGSRLQSVRGAGAGTWTIQKTTEICHAGVKVGEVKNLSFKKKGKSTGWVMEEYRCLLPEATVSDGVKVFCKMHLAQHAPDAARQESEAYKLQQQQPEAVTRSTHAQKRPAPAAAADPHPPRHKKRMRGAVPVPPPATSSFTAAAPVFLPDESVPEADDDTVRFCCTIDELLGSQVEENLPVGATNSIEQNYYLEPEGPQKLFADAAEEIVPLEADELEFLRAILDEGAEEQEREAVSTNEKSSIVQDVGTSKPPPIIFHDPFEAAWKAEEALEKEKRCNAAANLHAGGHSNFFSPASVY; encoded by the exons ATGGCCGAC GCAAACCTCGCCAAAATCCCAATCGCCCGCCCGCCCTCCCTCGATCGACATCACCCTTTCCCCCGCAGTAGAACCCTAGCGGCAGATCGGGCAGCCGCCGGCCGGGATGGAGGGGCTCGACGTCGACGACGTCGGCTGAGCCCTACGGAAGTGGAGGCCGTCACCTACTACCTGCCACGCCTCATCTCCGGCCAGACGCTGCACGGCGCCGACAAGCTCATCCACCGCGTCGAAATCTCCGGCTGCGAGCCCAAGGATCTGGCCGCCCGATACGCGCCCGCGCCGCAGGCCGTGAGCAGCGGCGACCGGTTCTTCTTCACCACGTGCAAGAGCAAGAACGGGAGCAGGCTCCAGAGCGTgcgcggcgccggcgccggcaccTGGACCATCCAGAAGACCACGGAGATTTGCCACGCGGGAGTCAAGGTCGGTGAGGTCAAGAACCTCtccttcaagaagaagggcaagtcgaCAGGCTGGGTCATGGAAGAGTACCGGTGCCTGCTGCCGGAGGCCACCGTCAGCGACGGGGTGAAGGTGTTCTGCAAGATGCACTTGGCTCAGCATGCCCCTGACGCGGCCCGGCAGGAATCGGAGGCGTACAAGCTTCAGCAACAGCAACCAGAGGCCGTGACCCGGAGCACGCACGCGCAGAAGAGGCCAgcgcccgctgccgccgccgatCCTCATCCGCCGCGCCACAAGAAGAGGATGCGCGGTGCCGTCCCCGTCCCGCCACCTGCCACATCGTCGTTCACCGCTGCAGCACCGGTTTTCTTGCCGGATGAGTCCGTACCTGAAGCTGACGACGACACGGTCCGGTTCTGTTGCACAATCGATGAGCTTCTCGGGTCACAAGTGGAGGAAAATCTCCCGGTCGGAGCTACTAACAGCATCGAACAGAATTACTACTTGGAACCAGAGGGGCCGCAAAAGCTTTTCGCTGATGCTGCAGAAGAAATCGTCCCGCTCGAAGCTGACGAGCTGGAGTTCCTTAGGGCTATACTCGATGAAGGAGCAGAAGAGCAGGAGCGGGAGGCTGTCTCGACGAACGAAAAGTCATCCATTGTCCAAGACGTGGGGACTTCCAAGCCGCCGCCGATCATCTTCCATGATCCATTTGAAGCAGCGTGGAAGGCTGAAGAGGCGCTCGAGAAGGAGAAGAGGTGCAATGCCGCGGCCAATCTTCACGCTGGAGGGCACAGCAACTTCTTCTCGCCTGCAAGTGTCTACTAA